The Pogoniulus pusillus isolate bPogPus1 chromosome 6, bPogPus1.pri, whole genome shotgun sequence genomic interval TGGAGAACTGCCACACAAGGGAAAGAATATaactttatttaaaaaaaataataatttagcACAAACAAACAGGATTGCAGAGGTTTGATCCAAGCAGGAAGAACAATATTTACCCACAGAACTTTAAACAGACCAATTTCATTGCCTTGTAGATGATATTTTCAGTGCCCTTCCCTGTCTACAGCTCTACTTCAGGTCCTCACCTGCACATGGAGTCCCTGACTCCTGGGGCTCTCGTTAACAAGGCAGAGGAGAAATGGTATGTGCTGTACGTGAAATGCTATTCTTACTGCCAGAACCTCTACAGAAGATcaaaaaaagacagaagagCAACACCAGCATCTAAACCAACGTGCAATAAAAAGGGAACAACTTGCACTCCTCCCTGGAATTCTACCTACCCATGCCCCATTCCCAGTAACCTGGCCAAATGCTTCCACCCATGCCTGAATTCGTGTTCCCGCCCACAGGTTCTGCACACAGAGATGTGCACACAGGCCTTTGCAATaccactccctcccagctctccttTCATCTAGACCTGCTGATCTTTCACCTTTCTCCGTGCCTGCATGCTGTACATTTCTTGGCACAGCTGCAGTTAATTTCACAGTGACAGGATGTGCCCCAGAACACGCTGAGCCACTACTGCAATTTCTTCTCTTCTGTGAAGTGGCCTTTCATGCAATTGCCGTTCTGATACACAGGGCTGCCCCCCTTCCTTCTGCACCACACCACAGACTTGTAGAGCATAAATCCAGTACTGGCCAGACAAAACAACAGAAGAGCCAATATGTCCAGGCAGAAGTACTCATACAAGGAGAGATCATAGACAGCAGGGCGAAGATATGGTGCCCCATCGTAACGAAGGATGTACTCCAGCCAATACACTGTCCTATTGAGAGCATGCATTGGTCTGTCCAGGTGCAGAGCTGAGATGAGCTTGGCTGCTTTGCTGTAGCTGCAATGGAAGAAGACAAGAAGTTATCCTTCTGACAGAAGCTTCACAGCTAAGAAGTGTTTTGGGAAGTCCAATGCTGCTTTCAAATTCCAAGTGACACCTCGGGAGAATGCAAAATTTCTTCCAAGATTCTCTTCATCTATGCCTCTGAAAGCAATTGTTAGCCATGGCAGCACACACCAGAGCCCGTTTTACTTTATGTTTTATTAGCAATGCTAATCTGACAGCTCTCAAATCTGTGCTCAGTGGTTTCATGCGCATTGTGGTTTTCTGAGGGCAGTATGCAACCAAAGGCCTCACTCAGCATCAAGCCACATCTGCACACTTGTTGACTGGCCAAATCCTTCAAGGTGCTGATCTGTAACATCTTAACAACTTACAATGAGGTCAGTAGTTGAGAGCTTCTAACAAGTATCAAccatataaaaataaaaatcaagctCTCAGACAGCATTTCAAATGCCAGCAGTTATAGTTTTCCTGTTACAAAGAGGGATTCCTGTGTCACTGTACTGCAGCAGATCTAGGGAAGAGTTGAGTATATGGCTGCCAGAGTGAGCAGATGGAACACTACCTGCAGCTCACTCTCCACATTAAGTGCTTCTGCAGAAAGCTGtttgaacacgtccagagagATCTCAAGGTGAGGACTACATCTGAGAATACTGGGGCACTAATATGTCTCATCAGCTGAGCAATACTTTAAATTCTGCTTGATTCAGAAGCCGCCACAGGCTATGGTAGAGATCAGTACAAAGACATACCGGTCCCTACATACAGCCTGCACCAAGGAAGAGCCTGATGCTTCTGGATGCCTCACCTGGGGTCAGAGATAACTGTGACAACAGCCTGGTAAAGATCCTCTTCTTTCACTCTGCTCCAGTCCATCATGATACCCATACCCTTTGCCTGCACTCTGGTCATGATGTCGAACTGGTCCCCATAGAAAGGAAATCCCACCACTGGCACACCATGGTAAATGGCCTCAAATATGCCATTCATCCCGCAGTGGCTGACAAAGGCTTTCACGTTGGGATGGCCTACAGGCAAAGAAATAGCATCAGGTCAGCATCTCCCACACTGAACCAGGGCTACTGGTGGCTTCCTCAACATCCAGCACTGATATATGTTTAGAGAAAACCAGGCATGCTGAGCAGAGAGGATGCTACCCTTTGCGAACACATCTTCCTTTTGGCAGCCCAGAACTTGCAATACAACACCCGAAGGAGGAGCGAGGCAGCAGCCAAGGTGCACTTTTAAGCAGGCGTTAGGTGAGGACCATGCTTTGTACAGATGAAACTCGCAATGAGCAACAGAGCTAGGCACAGACAGGACCTGTTGTCCTCTTATGCCTTTGCTGTGGTTTGGGCTAAACTCCAGGGATGCTGCTagcagcacacacagacacagagcccAGCCTTACCTAGCAGGTCATTCTGGGGCAGCCACCCCATTATCAGTGTATTCTCACCCAGGTTTCTTGGCTTCTGCCCAAAGTATCTGTGGGAGGAGatgaaggagagggaagaaagggaaaagaaacacaCAGAATAATTATAAATCCAGTCAGATCAAGAGATGGCAAGTAAATTCTGTGTTTTGAGAAGATTCACTACTCAACAGTGATTTTCACCAAACTGGAGTTAAGAgaaatcccattccctccttaCCTCCACACTACTCTCTGCGGGAGACGAGCAAAAGCCCCAGCCATCTTCTCTACCAAATCACTTGGGAGAGCTcgaattccaatgccaaatgaGACAACAACAACACCTGCATCTGCTGCCTCCACCCAAAGACGCAGACCCTATGGGaaaaaacacacacagctgcctttAAGTCTTGTTGGAGGAAGGCCCTTCCCActgttgcctctgccagcagaatgTTGTCTACTGAGAGGATGAAACCATATCCACCAAAAGCACAAAACTACATAGTTTTCACCGGGCACTGGGATTTCTACATCCATCTAGGCAGAAATTACTTTAGAACCTCCAGGGCTTGGGAGCTTGCAGGGAGGTGTCCAAAACTTTCATCTCATAGCATTATCTCCTCCTTTGGTGGCAACAATTGCATTGCTGAGACATTGCACTCTTTGGTAAGGAGGACTCTGAAAGCATAGGCGCCACACAGGAGtggacagagcagagaaggcAATAGGAGTAAAAAGTGGAAGACTATTTTCTATCACCACTAAAGCAGAAGGCCAACCTGCTGGGGTATCTAGCTGTAGGCTGATAAAACAGATGAAACATCATGCAGGCAGAGGCGGGGACAACTTGCTGGACACTCTTCACAAACTCTCCAATGTTGAAGGCTCCTGGAGGCAGCAAAATGTTTTGCCATCTTGCCAGGAAACCTCTACTCATCCTTGACAGCTACTTGAAGGTCACAGATTTAGTCTTTAATTATGTCACAGAGAGATAGCTACAGCTCCATCAAAACCCCCAACTGCTTATCTTCCATTTAGAGGCTACTGCAATGTCACACAAACAACTTAAATACCTAGAACAGAATCCATACATTTTTCAACCAGAgccagaaggcagcagggagaagaaatCAGCCATCACAGTTGCTATGGAGCAAACACAGATTATTTTCTTCTACGCCAGGCTGCAATGAGCCTATTTTTTATTATGGATTCTGTCCTGCTTCAAGTTTCCCATATATCACATCAGGAGCATTTTAGGGAAGTTTCATAAAATCTGTCTTTGAATACACATACTTCCTTGAAATAAACACCTAAAGAAGAGCATGTTATTCAAGGAGAAAAATAGGATGATTAATTCCAAATATCTTATAGTAGCGGTCTACAGGTTGCAGGATTATGGTACAGAGGAGTTACAAAACACATCTCCATTTTACTCTCTTGGAATGCTTGTCCTTTGCTGTATGCTTCAGAGACTCAAACCAATCTATGCAGGAATGCCTAGAGAGCCCTAAAAAACCAACAGCCAAAAGTAAATATCAAAAATTCAAGTAAGGaactttgtgggtttttttggtttgtggtttttttttcatcttcttgAGTTTCACATCCTCTGAGCAATGCAACCACTAAAACTACTGGAGAAAGAGCTGCTTTTACTTTCCTGAATAAAAACATGACAAATCCTAAACAGAtaattactgtctacaactacctgaagggacattgtagccaggtggggggtggcctcttctcccaggtaaccagcaatagaacaaggggacacagtctcaagttgtgccagggtaggtataggctggatattaggaagaagttcttcccagagagagtgatttcccattggaatgggctgcccagggaggtggtggaggcaccgtccctgagggtcttcaagaaaagactggatgaggcacttagtgccatggtctagttgattggatagggcagggtgataggttggactggatgatcttggaggtctcttccaacctggttgattctatgattctatgattatcatcTGCAATTGCATCTTAACATTTGTCTTTCTGAAACAGTATTAAAGTTGCTAGGGAAGTATGGCTGATGACAAAAAGTTCTCACCACCTCTCAAATACATGTCTGTATTTCACGAGTCCTAATTAGAAGAATTAAAAACCATAGTGTTTCAACTATGGCTTAGTTACATATTTCTACTCCAGTTCACCTGAGAGATTCTTTAAGCTACCTCTAGACTTACAGGGGCCCTCTTTTCTGCTAGTGTCTTGTAAAGTGGACACAGATGTGCCTACCTGCTATCATGACACCCATTGACTACTGTAGGACTCCAGACTTATCTCCATTGTTTCCCCTTAGGCACTCTGGCACCTGTTCTGGAAGCTGTGAAGCACATGAATAATGTCCCAGCAAACAAGTTCCTTCTTTACAAGCCAGGCACGTATGCGGCCGGATTGACCAAGCCAGTGTTAGGCAAGAGCTGTGAGGCAGCCATTCTGACACAGCTTTTGGAGCGCCCTACAAGCACCGCATTTCCTGCGTGCTGTGCCACATGGCAAAGGGTGATGTGCCACCATATACACATCTGGACAACTTCTCTTCTAAAGGACCTGACCTCGCTTCTTTTTGACTAGAAAGGTTACCCACTGTTTTAGTTACAGCTACCATCAAAGATCTTGACAGGCCTTTAATAATCTGAAACTTGAATTTTATACCCATTTCAGTCCCTTAGTCAGGACACCAGGATGACCTGACTGTCCAAGGGTAATTATCCAGGTTTATTTCCCCTTAGAGGCTTGAAGGGCTTGTGCCCTCTGAATTTTTTGCTAGGGATAGCTCTGAATTTATTATTAGTTAGAGCAAAATATAGGCCAGAGAAAGCTTCTGGGGTGACTGAAGAGGTTTCCCTTGGGGCTGGACCTTGAGAAAAAGGGGACAATGCACAGTTTTGTACACTTTGAGATTCCATATTGAATTTCATGAATGAACAATCATGGCTCTCCCTATGGGTACTTTAGACTATAAGCTTGAGGGCAGAAATGACCTGTGAGAAATAGGATTACAGAGGAAGTTCTGACAGTGATGAAGCAATGGAGAAGAATTGTTCTTCTCATTTCTGCTTCCAGTATCAGAACAAAGTAGTCATAGGGACAAAGAGACCCAGGGACAAAGCTGCCAATTTAGGAATTCCACACACCATTTTACATGGACAATGAAGCTAAATCCTGCTTCAGAGTGGCCAACTTCATTCTATATTCTTGCTGCAATCCAGTCCTCAGCGTTCCTTGTCTCTCTGCACCAaaacacagcagctttccaggctTATGGGGCTTCAGAGTTCTTACAAGGTTCTTCAAAATATTTACACTGGACAACTCTCCAGATTAACTGCAATCACAGCTCAAAGCTCTTCCACACTTACCACTGGAAGGGGCTTTGCAGGCTCAGCAAGGATCCCGCCTGTGAAAATGACATGGGGGAGTGTTGGACGGGGAAAGTCCAACACCACATCAttacagaggaagaagagactggTTCCATGGACAAGGTCCAACATGGATGTCTTGGGTTCCACCCTATGTTTCTCCATGAGACGTTCAAACTTGGGCAGGATGACCAGCTTCGTAGCAATGCGAGTGATGATGTAGACTAGGAGATTCCAAGTCCTACCAAAGAAGCCCATCCTGTCTGTCATCAAGGAGTTGAACTCAGGGACATAGGCGATAGGGGAAGTGGCACCAATTTCCGCTGGGAACCAGAAACCAGTGGAGATCACAGCATATTTGACATGAAGAATATGGGCCAGGATAAAGCCACACATCTCATTTGGGTCCACCAACAGCAGATCAAAGTGCTCATGCTGAAGTTTCTGCAGAAGGGTGGAGTTTCCCAGCACTAGGTCACAGTTTTCCAGGTACTTCTCCAAAAAGGAGAAGATCTCCAAAGAGGTCATCTTCCCTTGGAAGACACGTTTTATTTTCTCCTGCACCCAGGCATCTGCGCTTTCTGTGCTGAAGATACCCCAGTACCTCTGCATGCGGAAGCCAGGCAGGTGCATATCTATATCCCGACCCTCATGAAGAAGTAGCACAGGATCATGGCCCTGGTCAGTCAGTGCCTCTGCTACTCGCATGAAGACTCGCAAGTGGCTGTCAAAGACTATGGTGGGCATAATCAGCACCTTGGCACAGTGAGATGACTTCACACTGAATGCAGCCACtaagaagagaaaagcagcagggcaTGGTGGCACCTTCGCCATTTTCATTGCTGCAAGGAAAGAAACAAGCTATTAATATAGCACAAAATGCTTTGTCATGAACATAGGCAACTAACAACATGGATTGTAGCTGCAAGCACCTGAGTTTGGAGAGAAGAACAATTTAGAGCTTAAcaccagaaaaacaaaacaaaacaacaacaacaacaaacccccaacaaaaccaactaaaacccacaaataaaaccaaacaaagaaaaaccacaaaaacaggaaggaaaaaagttaCAAaactaataataaaaaataaacaacTACAGACAGATATGAGAGTGTATCAGGGGAGCTTTCCAGAAATTCAAACCCTCTTCTCTGTGCTCCGAAGGTGCAAGAACTAGCAGACCAACTTGTAGTTAGAGCAGCTAGAGGAGGTTGGCTGTGtcacagcaccagcacagacaCTTGCTGCTCAATTCCCAGTTGCCACTACAGAACCACTGCAGCTGGATTTAATTTCTAATTCTGCCAAGACAGAATGGCTGGCTCCCTCTGGATCAGTGTTCAGGCTCACtgggggtctgcagagccagatAGGAATGCTGAGAGGCATGCTGCAGCTTTGATTCTTCCAAGGCCGGCAAGACACCTTGCTCAGAACAGATAGAACCGGAGAAAGTCCAGGTCATAACAGGACCCTCCAAAAGGAAACACAGTCCCAGAAATCATAGCAGAGGTCTGCATGGGGAGCTGCTCGGCTGTGAATCAGCTTTAGGAGGATGGGGAGTCTTCAGGGAAAGGGTTGGGAAAGGAAAGCAGGCACCAAGATACTTATGTACTGGAAAGTGGCAGACCCAGCAAGCAGCCCTGAGACTGTGTGCAACACCTGTGACACACTGATGCCCCTTAGTCACACTCCTACAGCAATCACCCCATTTCTAGTTTGGTAAAACGTGCAATGTTTCTGTTGTGTAAGGGGTGTTGCCTCATCACTAGATGCGAACGTGCCTCACCCACACCTGACGTTATTTTGGGAGAAGAATTATGCGATAATTATTTGGGAATAATCAGAAGCAGAGTTGTGTCCTGAGGACTCCGTTCAGACATGCTAGGAAGGGAGGGGGCAAGAAATTACAATAGGAGCAGTTACTGATGGGTTTGGATGGCCCCACCTGCTAAGCCCCAAGGGGACTGCAGGGAGGTAGTAGTGCAAAATTTGATACAAGATTTTCTGCCAGCATCTCCACTGTTGCTTGATCAGTTAAGAGGCAAGAAAGCAAGCCACGGATAGCATCCTGCTAAATATAGTCTTCAGACTCCCCTCAGCAGCTAGGTGGGAACGCAGACATCAGAGTAGAAGTGCCATATTCCACCCTCCCACACCCATTGCTTTCCTGgctcatgggaaaaaaaaaccaaacaaaaacagagAAGCCACTGGCTGAGACCCTCTCCTGTTTCAAAAGCAACTCCTACTAGTGCTTGGACTCCCATTCCTCCAATTCAGGGCCAACCAGGTGGCTGGGCCTGCAAGGTTAATAAGAATAGCACACAAAATGCTAGCAGACACCAAGAAGATGGCTGGACCCAGAAAGCAAGAGCTCCAGGAGGCTGAATACAAAGGTGGTGGGCTGCAAGAAAAGTAAGAATCTACCCAGCATTCTGCCTCCCTGCCAGTGGGAACAGGCTGGCTCATGCCAGAAGCACTGGCTGCTATGGAGCTACAGTCCACAAAGCTGGTCTAGCTCTCAATCTACTTGAGAAGCCCAAAGGGCTTCCTGCTCATTGCCTAAGAAGCTAAAGCATCTGGCTGATGTTGCACAGGAGATCCAGAGCACATGAAGCTTCCAGAGAACAgagggaggggcagcagctctccaTTACTGGCCTTCTTTAGCACTGTGGGAAGCTCAGGACAGACTCCATGACAGGAACAGGTACAGGCTTGTCCCGGGGCACCTGGTAGGTCATACACATGCATGAATATACTGCGAAGAGCAGGAGTGGTTTTATTTGTGGGGTGGAGTGTTTTCTCATTGGGCAACAAGTAAAAGGTGAAGAAACAGTGCAGGCGAAAGGAATCGTTATTCAATGAAAAAATTAGTCACCCACCTTCAGCAAGGGCCACATCCTGCCAAGAACCCACATGCCACACATTACTGAgcccctcagctctgctggaatCCTCTGGGACCTACTAAGATCCAAATGACAACTAATCTGTCAAGCCCAGGTCTGGGGCAGGTGCTGACAGAGGAGATCTGCAAAATGCCCTTGGCTGCTtcgtcccttccaacacaaggAGCAATCCCTGAAGGTGCTGGCTCAGGAATCCCTTCTCCCTGCTTTACCTCTTGCCAATACTCAACAACAAAGTTTCCTGATGAGCTTTGCAGCAGGATCCTCCAGCAAGAGCAGGTGCTGTGGCCAGTGCAACACCATCTGCAGCATagggagctgagctgccctCGCCCACTGTTAGGTTCCAGGCaggtggtcatagaatcatagaatggtttaggttggaagggacctcaaagatcatctagttccaaatccctgccataggcaggaacacttcttactagaacaggtcgctcaaggcctcatccaacctagccttgagcacctccagggagggagcatccacaacctccctgggcaatgtgagccagtgtctcaccaccctcactgtaaagaacttcttcctaacacctagtttaaatctcccctctgtcagttcaaacccattactcctcatcctgtcattacaaggccttgtaaatagtccctccccagccttcctgtgggccctcttcagatactggaaggctactataaggtctcctcgaagccttctcttctgcaggctgaagagccccaactttcttagcctatcctcatagcagaggtgctccagccctctgagcatctttgtggcactcctctgggctctctccaacagtttgatggccttcttgtgttggggtctccagaactgtacacagtactccaggagtctcatgagagcagagtaaatggggagaatcacctctcttgccctgctggccacacatttGGAGGTTTCTCTTGAAGACATCAAGAGAAACCTCCAAATCACTGGGCAGAGGAATGAGATTCTGTGGGGAGGTGAATTCACAGCCTGTACTCCGCAGAGGTGTGAAATCCAAGTAAACAAAAGATGCCACACAAGATCCAGAGCAGACAGAACCACCTCCTTGTTTATGGCCTAGAAATCCTGGGCTAGGGGCTAAGTTAGATAACTACTGCAAGAAATAACAGTGCCACTGCAAGGAGAAGGCTCTTAGAGAAAAGATCCATCACTGTTGTCATGACAAACGCTTGGTAAAGCCATGACAACTGGCAGATTTACCAGAGGCAGAGCAATCCTCTTAACACCACAGCTGACAGAGCCAAAAGTTTGCATTCAAGAAAACTCTTTTAAAAAGCCTATGGCACAGAGGCTTTAGAGTTCACTGCTGCAGTAGGCAGGGTAGGGCAGGGCTGGCCCTTCAGTAAGTGTCATGACCAAAGCCAGCTGCAGAAGTGGGCAGGGGGAAGTCTTCTCTGActgccactgcaggagcagcatgCCCCTGTCTTGCATGTCTAGCCACTCTCAGTTGCTGGGAGATTGCTTTCAAAGCCACAGCAACTCACAGAAATTGAAATGGGAGGCAGTAgaaagggagcagagagagaacagcCTGTTTGATAAGGCATGGCTATGACATCAACAGAAAATTTTATCAATTTCACTTAAGTAACTGAACAGTTACAGATCTGAAGACAGATGTTTAATCTGCATGCCTTTCATGAGGTTAAAGTACTAAGGCCTTTGACAGCAAGCAGCCTTGGCAAACAAGTCCATAAAGAAAGGGCAGTGAAGAGAGTTTAAGTGCAAGAGCCCCCCTGCTTACACCTCCCCGTCCTCCAGTGTTTTGTATTATATAGTTCCTGTCTGAGACTTGGAAGCCCGTGTCCGTGGGGCTGAATTATTTCTCCTCCTGCATCCTAGTCTCTATAGAGTTTTTGCTTACAGTAAGAATAAATGTTTTCATTGCAAACTAATCAAGACTTAACAAAGCAGCACAATTCTTTTGAAGGCAGGAATCAGCATCTTCACCTGCATGCTCAAAACTCTTCCAAGAAATAAACTAAAGTTTGCCTCATCTGTTGGCTATGATCCAGAATAAAACAGGCCCATCTGCTACCATCAGGGTGATGACAGACAATCCAGTTGTGACTAATTTATGGAAGACAAAACCTAAGGCAACCAGGCAGCTTTGCATCTCAGAGTAATTCTGCCCTGCAGGAAGATGCCATACTACAAGCAGGAGCTTCTTAGGGGAGTCTTGAGTAAAAACCTAACAGATACAATGCTGTACAAAGTAAATTTAATAAAGCATATGTTGAAGCAGGGAAGTCTAATCATCAGTTACATCCAATTCAGCCCTTGGTGGCCTTCTGTACTTAGGTGTTGGATTATCACAGTCTCCTGCTTCATGAGTCACCTGTGTAAATAACACTAACGTGCTAGTATTAGTATTATGATATGCTAATATTAGTATTATAGTATACTAATACTAGTATTTTAGTGCACAACACAATAAGCAAGAGTAAGCTCTCCAAAGTATTGGCCTCCCTAAGCAGCCTACAGCCCTGAGCTTTTTAAAATACTGTTTATACACAGAGTGAAGAGTGCTAAAAATGGGGTACCTTTCTAGTATTTTTCTTTTGCCATCTTGATGGTGATTGTGATGAAACACAAAGAATAAAGAAAGCCCAGATGCTCAAAAGACCGAAGGGAACAACCACAGCAGTGGCCAGGTCAGCAGAACAACAACTCATACTTTGCACAACACTCTGTGCTACTGCCTCTACATGATGGCATCAGAAGCACTCTACTTATCTTCACCCATTTTGGACAAAGATCGATGTAGTCCCCAGTCAGCTCAAAACTTTTTGGACTTTAAGCCATCTTCAGCATCCTTCTTGGCTCATTGGAGTTTTatggaggaagttctgcaggcAAGGTGAGAATCTGTGGACCAGCAGGAGGTTGACAGTTCATAGGTCTCAGCCAGGAAATCATGGTAATAAAGAAAATACTTGCCTATAACAactgagaaaagaaataaagatcTATATCTCAGCTTGTGAATGCATTTGAAACTACAAACATCTTCCTGAACTTGAGCTGGATTACAGTGTCAAACATCTGTTTCCCAGTCTGGTCTCTCATtaaatttgttttggtttttcctcCTATCCCATATCCATGGGCTTCTTGGTTGTCTTCTACAACGATTTGTTACACCTTGGTGGTCAGAAacaagaagctctccagagagccTTTACCCTCGCCTGCAAGAGGGTTGCAGGACAGAAGCAGCTGATGTGAACCTGTGCTCCATCTGAGCACTGTCAGATCTGCAGCATAGAAGTTCTTGCCAATATTACTCGTAGCC includes:
- the LOC135176503 gene encoding 2-hydroxyacylsphingosine 1-beta-galactosyltransferase-like is translated as MKMAKVPPCPAAFLFLVAAFSVKSSHCAKVLIMPTIVFDSHLRVFMRVAEALTDQGHDPVLLLHEGRDIDMHLPGFRMQRYWGIFSTESADAWVQEKIKRVFQGKMTSLEIFSFLEKYLENCDLVLGNSTLLQKLQHEHFDLLLVDPNEMCGFILAHILHVKYAVISTGFWFPAEIGATSPIAYVPEFNSLMTDRMGFFGRTWNLLVYIITRIATKLVILPKFERLMEKHRVEPKTSMLDLVHGTSLFFLCNDVVLDFPRPTLPHVIFTGGILAEPAKPLPVGLRLWVEAADAGVVVVSFGIGIRALPSDLVEKMAGAFARLPQRVVWRYFGQKPRNLGENTLIMGWLPQNDLLGHPNVKAFVSHCGMNGIFEAIYHGVPVVGFPFYGDQFDIMTRVQAKGMGIMMDWSRVKEEDLYQAVVTVISDPSYSKAAKLISALHLDRPMHALNRTVYWLEYILRYDGAPYLRPAVYDLSLYEYFCLDILALLLFCLASTGFMLYKSVVWCRRKGGSPVYQNGNCMKGHFTEEKKLQ